One genomic segment of Camelina sativa cultivar DH55 unplaced genomic scaffold, Cs unpScaffold00535, whole genome shotgun sequence includes these proteins:
- the LOC104773421 gene encoding uncharacterized protein At1g21580-like isoform X2 — translation MDSSSHYNHTYDPWNSPYSPHLHPPSAPLLPPPPPLPPPPPPTRQSHPDSPNFYALSTTQSNGQRQDYHHQQYSHHRQDLPPNPAPSSYYSHHPPPPPPLQQQNQPPPLQQQQQHPQYIPQQVSYEPQRISQPLSSSIQCTESRDIAAQSDWARFNEKRHDSWTVDASQGRIRVDDGPIGRNYQYDYSRSSRDYSGVGSNRDLDGSSRSNDEFRNLGYVRKESGSTRIEGNYQDRGQLKSESGRYFRGLDERNRVLPPSVGYGSERHGVSVTVSRNMTRSSASHEGARNLRWDEARNGGRTLYPRRKDDYYHSEREQYVDRGRREESNELNRTPRKQTQKKSALLRLETPRSYQNSRENDWSRQHNHHNGKRFNSNSYRGKEHLGHSDRGLVEKQRGRTPVDLDVSFKSKVLVAKPVASPTNAGIRSGTSVTPRSSKARRALLSDKNEKASLTEGNGMLKTHLSFEASVSEGYRQSTRQTTASEIEKEPDNHSVLPSSDSGGKLNKVRFVDGVVQDSKVKISGTDPEASAHGSEAKIRSNVHAAEKASSYFETLKVEAKDDINGKHDSNIEACSTVADVIDNQSTMKSHEDVLDRTSTGCNSGEALISKVMEKDEIMKTKTLINMSPVKVKVPVSWPTAVDLSGCSEGEIHFAGKPMCSVGSQHCEDEDMDCIPSRNLQMMEVNTGYEVRKPISSSDGSLGYQEKDFQNSSVNASTYFNREDPVGQVLAKSDVGGIEVDNKMINKNVNSLSPENDSSRGLHMGLVSPATLGNANVSIDLANANNSSSGDLANANSCTVGTLINTMVESPDMSVDSEMESKDPRHCEKSANLSVENVSRKKNMETTPLNIAAEMVDYMDSDEGKQMCVNDSSSLTKFTVKGSSNVLPVEKTDGCSHSDESDLAMAVPSEVCVENVSTERLVRGEDLVSKTHHPPEIPSVDQFNDTDSRDLKDCLSEPNVSLSKDLTDCASESLVERGVSQSAATFCDKLPSLSAFITETNPAVGMNGMSGNETVADTESTLQEIQPCTTVCKLFPEDRLECGSSGAIGSVRNLSADKNLEKDLSKVSSCLVSDSSVSPCDISPLEVVNDHIQNKTSFQANYSDSQGAIMHKENDCAESIEVEEKAKTSGGTSKYSTPGTNIIAGSGDSVLSCDSLSSSSRRNFRQIRSEVHVVDANSKDKEKPKPSGRTSKYKTSGTDIVAVRRDSVFPCDSLPSSPRLCRKLRSEIHVASMVDETSKHRTPGTDIIAGSGDSVFPSNETSKGKESQKGDSLLDSLQEQIMTSHEVTQPTQPGSSSAHFDLVMKTNGDPIEKLTDITSNVGSQENDSLNSAKTGIFDGEALSSDGKVSGTEVPGDSGVRVSRSYSHADVKFALTHVKDHVVSVPHRDFQSKTSMSSKHEIEKRKKKSNYSTQKRVPSSLPFVSETKKTANPPIHTTKRHTWHRKSETSPSSFVAAKPLSSTLPTKQIFPKVTAQSSSSYVRKGNSLLRKPPHGSPAVALGMPSSAIQLNNFTVEDKSTGSSSMVDVDNISSLVNNGKILTLEKQSKPPSDSSTSKVSNAIVTSSGKCALSCSMDHLTTGLPESIMDSATSGEANVPLSGGDIFKTSDTLIQTGYASDCQQKRNPPNLDSLNLKQMVYVKRKANQLVAASDIHGVSLNQISPSDGYFKRSKNQLVRNSESFVNQSLSLPDDALDTRSAANMVSERSSSSAFSDSAGMRPFKQSKFSLVWTQNDQQPRKPIAHMRYQKILPQLVPWKRVTYWKRLMNSVSAYRNGSFSNISQKLSMMRKRHTVYTRSTNGYSLRKSKVLSIGGSHLKWSKSIERVSRKANEEATLAVAAFSKKESEKNSDTRTTSRNHLARERVFRFGSLRYKMDSSRRTLQRISDVDLPCAGTSEKGKGVKRPFIPKRLVIGNEEYVRFGNGNQLVRDPKKRIRVLANEKVRWSLHNVRLRSAKKKKYCQFFTRFGKCNKDDGKCPYVHDSSKIAVCTKFLNGLCANANCKLTHKVIPERMPDCSYFLQGLCNNEACPYRHVHVNPTAAICDGFLKGYCSDGDECRKKHSYICPVFEATGSCSKGSKCKLHHPKLQSKERKRKRPSEPSQKNARGRYFGSLHNVLSESEPMVFDRCSTDSEVFGMEGLDFIALGNTEYEASDNSDPATEQSISRDSDSPISIYNLIRPVALMQ, via the exons atggattcttcttctcattaCAATCATACCTACGATCCATGGAATTCTCCTTACTCTCCTCACCTTCATCCTCCTTCTGCTCCTCTTCTTCCGCCGCCACCGCCgttacctcctcctcctcctcctactcgTCAATCTCATCCCGATAGCCCTAATTTTTATGCTCTATCAACAACCCAGAGCAATGGTCAACGTCAGGATTACCACCACCAACAATACTCTCATCATCGCCAAGATCTTCCTCCTAATCCGGCGCCTTCTTCTTATTACTCTCACcatccgccgccgccgccgccgcttCAGCAGCAAAATCAGCCACCACCGTtacagcaacagcaacagcatcctcaatACATTCCTCAGCAAGTTAGCTATGAGCCTCAAAGGATATCGCAGCCGTTGTCATCCAGTATCCAGTGTACGGAATCGCGAGATATTGCTGCTCAGTCTGATTGGGCTCGGTTCAATGAAAAAAGGCATGATTCATGGACAGTGGATGCTTCTCAGGGTCGAATCCGAGTGGATGATGGTCCAATAGGCCGTAACTATCAGTATGACTATAGCCGCTCGTCCAGGGATTATTCCGGTGTTGGCAGTAATCGTGATTTAGATGGTAGTTCTAGGTCTAACGATGAGTTTCGTAATCTTGGATATGTTAGAAAAGAATCTGGATCCACAAGGATAGAGGGTAATTATCAAGACCGTGGTCAGTTGAAATCAGAATCCGGTAGATATTTTAGGGGTTTAGATGAGAGAAATAGGGTTTTACCTCCAAGTGTTGGTTATGGCAGTGAACGACATGGTGTTAGTGTTACAGTCAGTCGCAATATGACTAGGTCATCCGCAAGTCATGAGGGGGCTAGAAACCTGAGATGGGATGAAGCGCGTAATGGAGGCAGGACTCTGTATCCCCGGAGAAAAGATGATTATTATCATTCTGAGAGAGAACAATATGTTGACCgtggaagaagagaggagagcaATGAGTTAAATCGAACACCCAGGAAACAAACCCAGAAGAAGAGTGCTCTTCTAAGGCTTGAAACTCCAAGATCGTATCAAAACAGCAGAGAGAATGATTGGTCTCGGCAACATAATCATCATAATGGGAAAAGGTTTAACTCTAACTCGTATAGGGGTAAGGAACACTTGGGTCATTCTGATCGTGGGCTGGTGGAGAAGCAAAGAGGGAGAACTCCAGTGGATCTTGATGTTTCATTTAAATCGAAGGTTCTGGTAGCTAAGCCCGTAGCATCACCTACAAATGCAGGTATCCGTTCTGGCACGTCTGTGACACCTAGGTCTAGTAAAGCTAGAAGAGCATTGCTTtctgacaaaaatgaaaaggcTTCATTAACTGAAGGAAATGGAATGTTGAAAACCCATTTGTCATTTGAGGCATCGGTTTCTGAGGGCTATAGACAGTCTACTAGGCAAACTACTGCATCTGAAATTGAAAAAGAGCCTGACAATCACTCAGTTCTGCCTTCCAGTGATTCCGGAGGTAAGCTAAACAAAGTCAGGTTTGTTGATGGTGTCGTTCAGGACAGCAAAGTCAAAATTTCTGGTACAGATCCTGAAGCTTCAGCTCATGGTAGTGAAGCAAAAATTCGTAGTAATGTACATGCTGCAGAAAAGGCCTCTAGTTATTTCGAGACTTTAAAAGTAGAGGCCAAGGATGATATTAATGGGAAACATGATAGCAATATAGAAGCTTGCTCCACTGTGGCAGATGTTATTGATAACCAAAGTACAATGAAGTCCCATGAAGATGTGTTGGACAGAACGAGCACTGGTTGTAATTCAGGTGAAGCTCTCATCTCTAAGGTCATGGAGAAGGATGAAATCATGAAAACAAAGACATTAATTAATATGTCTCCTGTTAAAGTTAAAGTACCTGTATCATGGCCAACAGCCGTTGATCTTTCTGGGTGTTCTGAAGGAGAAATTCATTTTGCTGGTAAGCCTATGTGCAGTGTTGGGTCTCAACATTGTGAAGACGAGGACATGGACTGTATACCATCAAGGAATTTACAAATGATGGAGGTAAATACTGGGTATGAAGTAAGAAAACCTATTAGTTCATCTGATGGATCTTTGGGTTATCAAGAGAAGGATTTTCAGAACTCATCTGTAAATGCATCCACCTATTTTAACAGAGAAGATCCTGTTGGTCAGGTGTTAGCAAAGTCAGATGTTGGTGGTATCGAAGTTGACAACAAGATGatcaataaaaatgtaaattccTTGTCTCCTGAAAATGACTCCTCTAGGGGTCTCCACATGGGTCTGGTTTCCCCTGCCACTCTGGGCAATGCTAATGTTTCGATTGATCTTGCTAATGCCAATAATAGTTCTTCAGGGGACCTCGCTAATGCTAACAGTTGTACTGTTGGGACGCTTATCAATACTATGGTCGAGTCACCTGATATGAGTGTAGATTCCGAGATGGAAAGTAAAGATCCTCGTCACTGCGAAAAGTCAGCTAATTTATCAGTTGAGAATGttagcagaaaaaaaaacatggaaactACGCCTCTTAATATTGCTGCAGAAATGGTTGACTATATGGACAGTGATGAAGGTAAACAGATGTGTGTAAACGACTCTTCATCTCTGACAAAGTTTACGGTAAAGGGATCATCAAATGTGTTGCCTGTGGAGAAGACTGATGGCTGTTCGCATAGTGATGAATCAGATTTAGCTATGGCAGTACCATCTGAGGTGTGTGTGGAAAATGTAAGTACTGAGAGACTTGTCCGCGGTGAAGACCTGGTTTCGAAAACTCATCATCCTCCAGAAATTCCTTCTGTAGATCAGTTTAATGATACAGATAGTCGAGATTTGAAAGATTGTTTATCGGAGCCAAATGTTTCTCTTAGCAAAGATCTTACTGATTGTGCGAGTGAGAGTCTTGTTGAGCGCGGCGTTAGCCAGAGTGCTGCAACATTTTGTGATAAATTACCCAGCTTGTCTGCTTTCATAACTGAAACAAATCCTGCAGTTGGAATGAATGGTATGTCTGGTAATGAAACAGTTGCGGATACTGAATCTACTCTCCAAGAAATTCAACCATGTACAACAGTATGCAAGTTGTTCCCTGAAGATCGTTTGGAATGTGGATCATCTGGTGCAATTGGTTCTGTCCGGAATCTCTCTGCGGATAAAAATCTGGAAAAGGATCTTTCAAAGGTCAGTTCGTGCTTAGTATCTGATAGTTCTGTTAGTCCTTGTGATATTTCTCCCTTGGAGGTAGTGAATGAccatatacaaaacaaaacatcttttcaaGCTAACTACAGTGATTCTCAAGGTGCCATCATGCATAAGGAAAATGATTGTGCTGAAAGCATTGAGGTAGAAGAGAAAGCGAAGACTTCTGGTGGAACTTCTAAGTACAGCACTCCGGGAACTAATATTATTGCTGGTAGTGGGGACTCAGTGCTTTCATGTGATTCTTTGTCCAGCTCATCAAGGCGTAACTTCCGGCAGATACGGAGTGAAGTTCATGTGGTTGATGCAAATAgcaaagataaagagaaaccCAAGCCTTCTGGTCGTACTTCTAAGTACAAAACTTCAGGAACTGATATTGTTGCTGTTAGGAGGGATTCAGTGTTTCCATGTGATTCTCTACCCAGCTCGCCAAGGCTGTGCAGAAAGTTACGGAGTGAAATTCATGTTGCTTCCATGGTTGATGAAACTTCTAAGCACAGAACTCCAGGAACTGATATTATTGCTGGTAGTGGAGATTCAGTGTTTCCAAGTAATGAAACTAGCAAAGGTAAAGAGAGTCAAAAAGGAGATAGCCTTTTAGATAGTTTACAAGAGCAAATCATGACCTCCCATGAGGTAACCCAGCCAACCCAGCCAGGTAGTTCTTCGGCGCATTTTGATTTAGTTATGAAGACAAATGGTGATCCAATAGAGAAGCTGACTGATATAACTTCTAATGTTGGCTCTCAAGAAAATGACTCACTGAACAGTGCTAAGACTGGTATATTTGATGGTGAAGCGTTATCATCTGATGGTAAAGTTTCTGGAACTGAAGTTCCTGGTGATTCAGGTGTACGTGTGTCCAGATCATACTCACATGCGGATGTGAAATTTGCATTGACCCATGTTAAAGATCATGTAGTCTCTGTGCCACATCGGGATTTCCAAAGTAAGACATCTATGAGTTCTAAGCATGAaatagaaaagaggaaaaagaaatcCAACTACTCTACTCAGAAAAGAGTTCCCAGTTCACTGCCTTTTGTCTCTGAAACGAAGAAAACTGCTAACCCTCCGATTCATACCACGAAGCGTCACACTTGGCATCGAAAGTCCGaaacttctccttcttcttttgtagCTGCCAAGCCTTTGTCGTCGACTTTGCCTACAAAACAGATTTTTCCCAAAGTGACTGCGCAATCTAGTAGTAGTTATGTACGTAAAGGGAATAGTCTTCTTCGAAAACCCCCACATGGTTCTCCTGCTGTTGCCCTTGGAATGCCTTCATCTGCTATCCAGTTGAATAATTTCACTGTCGAAGACAAAAGCACGGGATCGTCCAGTATGGTTGATGTTGATAACATTTCTTCTCTTGTTAACAATGGAAAAATACTTACTCTTGAGAAGCAGTCAAAGCCTCCCTCAGACAGCAGCACTTCCAAAGTATCAAATGCCATTGTTACTTCATCAGGAAAATGTGCATTATCTTGCAGCATGGATCACCTTACCACCGGTTTACCTGAGTCTATCATGGATTCTGCTACATCAGGAGAAGCTAATGTTCCACTCTCTGGTGGGGATATATTCAAGACATCTGACACACTAATTCAGACAGGCTACGCTTCAGATTGCCAGCAGAAGAGAAATCCGCCTAACTTGGATTCTCTAAATTTGAAACAAATGGTATATGTCAAGAGAAAG GCAAATCAGTTGGTTGCGGCTTCAGATATTCATGGTGTAAGTCTTAACCAGATTTCTCCCTCTGATGGGTACTTTAAGCGAAGTAAAAATCAGCTAGTAAGAAATTCAGAGAGCTTTGTCAATCAGTCACTTTCCTTGCCTGATGATGCTTTAGATACACGATCAGCTGCAAACATGGTTTCAGAAAGATCTTCTAGCTCAGCATTCTCTGACTCTG CTGGCATGCGACCATTTAAGCAATCAAAGTTTTCTCTGGTTTGGACACAAAATGATCAGCAGCCAAGAAAGCCCATAGCTCACATGCGATATCAGAAGATTTTGCCACAACTTGTTCCTTGGAAAAGAGTGACATACTGGAAAAGATTAATGAATTCAGTGTCGGCTTACCGAAATGGTTCTTTTTCCAACATTAG CCAAAAGTTATCAATGATGAGGAAGAGACATACAGTTTACACAAGATCAACTAATGGGTATTCACTTAGAAAATCCAAGGTATTAAGTATTGGTGGGTCGCATTTAAAATGGTCCAAGTCCATCGAGAGAGTCTCGAGAAAAGCTAATGAG GAAGCCACCTTGGCTGTGGCTGCATTCTCAAAGAAAGAAAGCGAGAAGAATTCTGATACTAGGACAACGAGCAGAAACCATCTGGCAC GAGAGCGCGTTTTCAGGTTTGGTTCCCTTCGTTATAAAATGGACTCTTCAAGACGAACCCTTCAGAGAATATCTG ATGTTGATTTACCGTGCGCTGGAACTTCTGAAAAAGGAAAGGGTGTGAAAAGACCGTTTATTCCAAAGAGATTGGTGATCGGCAATGAAGA ATATGTTCGGTTCGGAAATGGTAACCAGCTTGTCAGAGATCCAAAGAAACGAATTCGTGTGCTGGCAAATGAGAAAGTCAGATGGAGCCTGCACAATGTCAGGTTGCGGTCGgctaaaaagaagaagtactGCCAGTTTTTCACAAGATTTGGGAAATGCAACAAAGATGACGGAAAATGTCCTTATGTTCATGACTCCTCGAAAATTGCAGTCTGCACCAAGTTTTTGAATGGATTGTGTGCCAATGCAAATTGCAAATTGACTCACAAG GTCATTCCAGAAAGGATGCCTGATTGCTCTTATTTTCTGCAAG GCCTATGCAACAATGAGGCATGTCCATATAGACATGTGCATGTCAACCCGACCGCCGCTATATGTGATGGGTTTTTAAAGGGATACTGTTCAGATGGAGACGAG TGCCGGAAGAAGCATTCCTATATCTGCCCGGTTTTTGAAGCTACTGGATCATGCTCTAAAGGATCGAAATGCAAGCTCCACCACCCCAAGTtacaaagcaaagaaagaaagaggaaaagacCAAGCGAACCATCACAAAAAAATGCCCGTGGGCGTTACTTTGGTTCACTTCACAATGTCCTTTCCGAGTCTGAGCCAATG GTATTCGATAGATGTTCAACTGATAGTGAAGTTTTCGGAATGGAAGGCCTCGATTTTATAGCTCTTGGCAATACTGAGTATGAAGCCAGTGATAACAGTGATCCAGCCACCGAGCAATCTATCTCTCGTGATAGTGATTCACCAATTTCAATATACAATCTAATCAGACCAGTAGCTCTGATGCAGTAA